The sequence AGACGAACTGGAAGGAATAATAGGTCATGTTTCACAAGATGATTTATTAATTGAAGATTTAACCGTATTCCAAAACCTATACTACAATGCTCGTCTGTGCTTCGGAGAACTGTCTAAAAAGCAAATTCTGAAAAAAGTCGTAAAAACTTTAAAAAACCTCGGTTTATTCGAAATCAGAAATATGAAAGTGGGCAGCCCGTTAAATAAAAAAATTAGCGGTGGACAAAGAAAAAGACTCAATATTGCATTGGAACTGATAAGAGAACCTGCTATATTATTTTTAGACGAACCTACTTCCGGACTTTCTTCAAGAGATTCAGAAAATATCCTTGATTTACTTAAAGAAATTACATTAAAAGGAAAACTTATTTTTGTAGTTATCCACCAACCGTCTTCCGATATCTTCAAAATGTTTGACCGTTTAATGATTTTAGACCAAGGAGGTTATGTAGTTTATAACGGCGACCCTGTTGATTCATTGGTTTATTTTAAGTCAAGAATAAAACAAGCAGACTGGAACGAAAGTGAATGCTCAATATGCGGAAATGTAAACGCCGAACAAATCTTTGACATCCTTGAATCTCAAATACTTGACGAATACGGGAATATAACATCAACAAGAAAATATAAAGCTCGAGAATGGTACACATATTTCAATAGAGCTAAAAAAAATACAGAAGAATTTGAAAAAAATACCTCTGAAAGAAAATTGCCTAAAATTCCGTTTAAAGTTCCGAATATGTTTAAGCAATTTTCAATATTTGTAAGACGTGATTTCTTATCTAAGCTTGCAAATAAACAATATATGCTTATAAATATTCTCGAAGCTCCTATTCTTGCATTTCTGCTATCTCATATCATTAAGTATTTTAACATATCTATTGATAACCATTACGGATACAGCTATGCCGAAAATGATAACATCCCGGTATATATTTTTATGGCTGTTATTATTGCTTTATTTACCGGTCTTACTATCAGTGCCGATGAAATTATTAAAGACAGAAAAATAAGAACAAGAGAATCATTTTTAAATTTAAGCAGGAACAGTTATTTATTCTCAAAAATCTTTATTCTCTTTATGATTTCTGCATACCAAGCACTCTCTTTTATTTTAATAGGAAACTTTATTTTAGAAATAAGAGGAATGTATTGGGAATATTGGTTAATACTATTTTCAACATGGGCTTTTGCCGTTATGATGGGATTAAATATTTCCGACGGTTTTAAAACATCCGTAACTATTTATATTATAATACCTTTTCTTATTATTCCTCAAATTATTTTAAGCGGTATAATCGTAAGATATGAAAAACTTAATCCCGCAATCACAAACCCGGGAACAATTCCTTGGTTCGGGGAAATAATTACAGCCAGATGGTCTTATGAAGCACTTGCCGTTAATCAATTTATTAATAACAAATACAATGCTCCTCTATATAAATGGGAAAGAATCAAACACGAGGCAAACTTTAAAAAAGACCTCATTGTAAATGAAATAAAAAACAAACTGAGTTTTTACGAAAGACATAAAGATAATCCTGAAAAGAGAGATGAAATAATTGAGAATTTTGATGTTATCAGAAATGAGCTAAGAAAAGAAACCGGTATTAACGAAAAAATTAAAACAGATATAAACATTAGTAATATTACTGTTGATAAAATTAACGATGATATTATCAAAAAAATTATTAAATATGTAGGAGAATTAAAACAATACTATATAGACAGGTATAAAATAGCTGAAAACCTGCAAGATGAATATATTTTTGAACATACCAAGACTGACTCATTAAATAAAATTTTTATTGAATTAAAAAGAAAATATCATAATGAAACTCTTGAAGAAATACTTACAAATAAAAATGAACTGAAAAAGATTTTTGAATATAAAGGACATTTGTACCAAAGAACAGATATGATTTATAAATATCCCGAAAGAGTTCTCATTTCTCATTTTTACGCACCTAAGAAAAAACTTTTTGACGGAAAATATTATCCCACTTTTTGGGTAAATCTCGTCATAATCTGGATTTACACTTTGTTGCTTTACTTAACTTTATATTTTAGTATAATAAAAAGAACTTTTAAGTTTTTTGAAAATGCAAGACTCCGATTTAAAGATAAAAAAGAAATCGACTATTAAAATATGAAATTAATTATCATAAACGGACCTAATCTTAATTTGCTCGGTATCAGAGAGAAAAAGATATACGGAAATGAATATTTTGAAAGTTTTTATGAAACTTTAACATCTAAATTTCCTAATATTCAATTCTCCTTTTTTCAATCTAATATCGAAGGAGAATTAATAAATAAACTCCACGAAGTAGGCTTTAGTTCTGACGGAATTATATTAAATGCAGCTGCATACACACATACATCACTTGCAATTGCCGATGCAATAAAAGCAATAAAATCTCCTGTGGTCGAAGTTCATATTTCTAACATCTTTAAGCGTGAAAAAATCAGACAAAAATCATTAATAGCTCCGTTTTGCACAGGAAGTATCACAGGCTTCGGGCTAAAATCTTATGAATTAGCCGTAAGAAGTTTCATTTAAATAACTCAGCCTTTTATTTTTGAACAATAAATTCTGAAATTGGTATATTTTGATGTATATTTGTATATACACGAAATAAAACAACCATGAATATACCGTTAATTAATGCCGATTCATATCTTGAGCCTTTTGCAGACCGCATAAAACTCCGAATAGGCAAAGCAAAAGATAAAGAAAAAGAACTTACAAAAGGACAAAATCTGAGTGATTTTGCAAATGCTCACAACATATACGGTTTGCATGAAACAAAATCTTTTTGGATATACAAAGATTGGTTGCCTAATGCACATTCTGTATATTTAGTCGGTGATTTTTCTAAATGGCAAGCAATTGACGAATTCAAATTAACAAAAAAAACAAACGGTATATTTGAAATAAAATTAAAAAAGAATAAATTAAAACACGGTAATTTATACCGCCTTTATGTTACTTGGAAAGGAGGAAGCGGAGACAGAATTCCGGCTTATGCAAAACGAGTTGTTCAAGACGCACACACACACATATTTAATGCACAAGTTTGGAATCCGGAAAAACCTTACAAACAAAAATATAAATCTCCGAAAAAGAAAAATGAACTTTTAATTTACGAAGCACATATCGGAATGGCATCCGAAGACGGAAAAGTTGCAAGTTTCTCAGAATTTAAAAATAACATTATTCCTAGAATTGTAAAACTCGGTTACAATACAATACAATTAATGGCAATTCAGGAACACCCTTATTACGGTTCTTTCGGGTATCATGTATCAAACTTTTTTGCCGTTTCGTCTCGCTTCGGAACTCCTGACGAACTAAAAGAACTTATTGACGAAGCACATAAAAACGGCTTACGTGTAATAATGGATATTATTCATTCTCACGCAGTTAAAAACGAAGTTGAAGGAATAAGCAGATATGACGGTTCTGAATATCAATACTTTCATTCCGGAGAAAGAGGTCAACATCCGGCTTGGGATTCAAGATGCTTTGATTATGCAAAAAAAGAAGTTATTCATTTTCTTTTATCAAATTGTAAATTTTGGTTGGAAGAATATAATTTTGACGGTTTCAGATTTGACGGAATAACAAGTATGCTTTACCTGAACCATGGTTTAGATGCCGACTTTACATCTTATTACGACTATTACAACTTTAATCAAGACGAAAATGCAATAACATATTTAACACTTGCAAACAAATTAATACACGAAGTAAAACCCGATGCAGTAACAATAGCCGAAGAAATGAGCGGTATGCCCGGAATTGCATCTTCAATTAAAGACGGCGGTATCGGTTTTGATTTCAGACTTGCAATGGGAATACCTGATTTTTGGATAAAAACAATAAAAGAGCAAAAAGATGAAAACTGGCACGTAGGAGAACTGTTTTTCAGATTAACGGATAAAAGAAAAGATGAAAAAACAATTAATTATTCCGAATCGCACGACCAAGCACTCGTAGGGGACAAAACTATTATGTTCCGATTGGCAGATGCAGATATGTATCATTTTATGCACATCGAAAACATTAATATTACAATTGAACGAGCTTTGGCTGTTCACAAAATGATTCAATTAGTAACGTTGGCAACTTCACAAACAAGTTATTTAAATTTTATGGGTAATGAGTTCGGGCATCCCGAATGGATTGATTTTCCGCGCGAAGGCAATAATTGGTCATATCATTATGCAAGAAGGCAATGGAATTTAGCCGACAATACTGATTTAGCTTATTTCTATTTAAATTCATTTAACACCGAAATTATTCACCTTTTCAGCAATAAAAAATTATTAAACAAAAAAATTGAGCTGATTTCCGACAAAGCTTACGATCAAGTTTTAATTTTTAAAAGAAGTAACTTTATTTTTGTTTTTAACTTTAATCCTTTTACATCATTTACCGATTACGGTTTTGAAACCGAAAAAGGAAAATATCGAATTATTTTAAATTCTGATGATGAAATTTATTTAGGACAAAACAGAATTAACTCAGGAATAGTATATAAAACTGTAAAAGAAGACAAGAAAGACATGCTTAAGCTTTATATTCCCACAAGAACTTGCTTTATACTGGAAAACGAAAAATAACTTAAAAAGATTTTAAACTTTCATATAATTTCTGAACAGGCAAGCCCATAACATTAAAATATGAACCTTCAATTTTTTCAATACAAGTCAGTCCTATCCATTCTTGTATTCCGTATGCTCCTGCTTTATCGTAAGGCTTAAAATTTTCTATGTAGAACTTAATTTCCTCATCCGAAATATTTTTAAAATACACATAAGTTATCGAAGAAAAAGAAACTTCCTTATTTATTGATATTATTGAAACCCCCGTTATTACTTTATGTTTTTTTCCCGATAAAGATTTTATCATTTCAAAAGCTTCTTTATAATCTTTCGGCTTTCCCAAAATTTTATTTTCAAGGCAAACAATTGTATCCGAGGCTATTAAAATATGTTTATCTTTTAATTCATCTTTATATGCATTTGCCTTTAATTCAGCAAGATAAACAGCTGCATCCTCATTTAAAATATCTTCCGGAATATTTTCCTTTGTTTCTTTTGAATTTACAACTTCAAAAACAAAACCTGCATCCTGCAAAAGCTGCTTTCTCCTTGGTGATTTTGATGCAAGAAGCAACTTGCAATTTTTTAAATTAGAAAGCATATTCTTAAACGGCATTAATAATTAAAATTATACCAAACAACCACTGCATATAATACACCGAAAAGCATTATCAATTTAGATAAATTTCCGGCATATTTCCAATCCTTTTTTTCTTTTGCTTTTACAATTTTAAAAATTAAAAACAAACTCGGAATAATTAATAAAAGAGTAATGTAAATTATTGAAATAAAATCAATTCTTTGCGGAATGTGTATATAATAAAAATATGTAAAAATTATTAAACCCACAGTAAGCAAACTTACAACTATTGAAACTGTTTTTGATATTTTTATTCCTGCAACAACGGGCAACGAACGGCTTCCGTAAGCATTATCTCCTTCAAAGTCTTCCGTATCTTTAATAATTTCTCTGTTTAATGTAGTAATGAATGCAAAAACTGAGAAACCTGCAATCCAAAAGAATATATCATAAAAATTATCATTTATTCTTAAAAGAATATCATAATATTTTGCATTTAAAGGAGGTATCTCATATAACACAGTCATTAAAGGAACCATTGCCGTTAATAACGCAACAATTATGTTTCCCACAAGAAACATCTTTTGATATGAAGACGAATAAAACCACAGTAATCCCGTAATTAGTACATATATATAAACTAACTTCCAAAGATGGATTTGCCATGAAATATAAAACCCTAATAAAATTGCAATTATGTTCAATCCGATATGCAAATTCATAACAGCCCTTCTTTTTATATGCTTCCCTACAACAACTGTTTTTGGTCTGTTTACCAAATCTGTTCTCGTATCAAAATAATCATTAATAGCATAACCTGCTGCAGCGATAATCATTGTTGTCAGTACCAAAAGAAAAAAGTTGAGATTGCTGAATTGACTTTCATAGCCTCTATCTTCAAGCATCGGAAAAATAACTGCATATCTCATTAAATACTGTGTGAAAGCTATTATTAACAGATTTTTCGCTCTTATGAGTTTTAGGAAATGAAGCATATCAATTTGGTTTTAATTAATACAAACCTACATAAAAACATAAAAATGAACAAATAAAATCTATTGCAGTTTTTTACGTAAGGTATTAAACAATTGAAACTCTATTTTATTCTGAATTTTATATGTTTAAACCTGCTTAAAAAATACCTAATTATTGGTATGGTAAAAATAAAAAAAATAACTTACTTTTGCAATCTATTTTAATTTAATCTAAATAAGAATGAGTATTAATCAAGATACTAAAATTTCAAAAATATTAGAAGAAAACGAAAAAGCAATAGATACAATTGCCTCTGTAAACAGTAATTTCAAGAAATTACAAAATCCGTTTCTTCGAAAATTATTTGCTCCTCGTGTAAGCATTAAAGATGCTGCAAAAATAGGAGGAACAACTTCAAATGAAATTTTAAGAAAACTTGAAGCAATCGGATTTGAAGTAGAATATTCCGAACATAATAACGGAAATATTATCAATAATAATAAAATTATAATGAAAAAAGATAAACTTGTAACATTAGATGTTCGTCCTATTTTAGAAACAGGAACAGATCCCTATCATGCTATAATGGATACTCTTAAAGCAATGTCAAAAGACAAAACATTGCTGATAATCAACACATTTGAGCCCGTTCCGTTGCTTAATAAACTAAAAAGTAAAGGATATACATACGAAATTGAGCGTCCGGAAGATAATGTAGTTCACACATATTTAACCAATGACGGGGAAATTGAGAATAATACAAAAAAAGATAAGGAAAACATTGAAGAATTAACTTTTGAGCAAGCTGAAATTAAATATAAAGGCAAAATGCACGAAGTTGACGTAAGAGATTTAGAAATGCCTTTACCTATGGTAACTATTCTTCAAGAAATTGAAAAAATTCCGGAAGGAGAAGTTCTTTTCGTTCATCATAAAAGATTGCCTCAATATCTTCTCCCTGAATTGAAAACAAGAGGTTGGGCATACGTTAATAAAGAGATTGACGATAATAATATGAATTTTATAATCTACAAAAAATAAAAAAAATATGCAAGCAGGATTAAGCACAAAAAATGCACCTTCGCCAAGTATAGTTTTACCGCATTATGCAATCGGAGCAATTTTCTTCATAATTGCATCCGTATTAATGTATTTTGCATCAGGAGACTTAGCAAACTCATACATAGGACCGAAGGTTTTAAGTATGACACATATTGTAATACTCGGATGGATAACAATAATAATTTTCGGAGCATTATATCAACTGATACCGGTTGTAATGGAAGTAAAATTATTCAGTGAAACATTGGCACACATAAGTTTATACACACTTGTTCCGGGAACTGTTCTATTAGCATACAGCTTTTGGAACTCATATATCGTAGAAACTTTATATATGCAAGCAGGAGGAACTTTAATATTTATTTCAATTATTTTATTTCTCGTAAATGCATTCATGACAGCATTAAAAACAAAACAAAAAACCATAGAAAATGTTTTTATTGTAACTTCGGCATTATGGCTTACAATAACAGTTATTTTCGGAATCTTAATCACAATGAATACCGCATTACAATTTATTCCGAAATCAAATATTGAACTTCTTAAAATTCATGTTCATATAGGAATTGTAGGTTGGTTTATGCTTCTTGTAATAGGTGTTGCAAGTACTTTATTACCGATGTTTTTTATAGCTCATAAATTAAACAGAAAATTTCTGAAACTTTCGTATTACTTTATTAACATAGGCTTAATTGCCTTAATTGTCGCATTATATATAGATATTAACTCATGGACAAAAATAATATCCGGACTTATTTTATTAACAGGAATTATTTTCTTCGTAAAATATAATTTCGATGCATACAAAAAAAGATTGCGAAAAAAACTTGATATCGGAATGAAGTTATCGGTATTTGCCTTTGTATTATTATTTCTAACTTTAATTTTCGGAGTATTATCCGTAATTAATTTAGATGATTTAAAAAATTATAATATGAGTTTTAATACTGCATACGGTGTAAGTTTATTACTCGGGTTTTTAACTTCATTAATCTTAGGACAAATGTATAAAACCCTGCCTTTCATTGTTTGGTTAAAACTTTATCAAGACAAAGTAGGAAAATTTAAAATTCCTATGCCTGCACATATTTATTCCGAGAGAGTTGCAAATTGGCATTATTACACATTTCTTATTGCATTTTTTACATTATTAATAGGTATTTTTGCAAAAGAAAGCATTATAATACAAGTAAGTTCAGGAGCTTTTTTAATTACGGCATCACTTTACTCGTATAATACTTTTAAAATATTATTTCATAAAGAAAAGTTGGAACCGCTTGATTATTAATTATTAAAACAAATAAATTATAATAAAATGTTAGAAAATTTATCAATTACCGAAAAACAAATTCTCGAAAGACTGAGAACAATACCCGACCCTGAAGTAGAAGTTAACATAGTAGATTTAGGACTGATTTATGAAGTAAAACATAATGAAGAAGAAAAAGAAATACTCATTATAATGACCTTATCTGCAAGAGGTTGCCCCGTCGGAGATACAATCATGCAACATGTTGAAACCGTTGCAAAAGCATTTTTACCCGAATACGACGTAAAAGTTGAATTAACTTGGGAACCTCAATGGACACCCGAAATGATTTCCGAAGAAGGAAAAGCTATTTTAAACATGTAGAATAATTTATTCATTAATCTGAAATAAAACTAATGACAGCACTTTTTTCATACTGAAATATTGCTGTCTTTTTATTAAAATTTCTTATATTGCGGAACAAAAAACAAATGAAAGTTTATGAACCATTTTATTAAATACGGCTTAATATGTATAGCAATCTTTTCTTTTAAAACAGCTTATACTCAAAACAATACTAAAACAGTAACATTTATAACAACAGATAATGTTTTGGTAACAGCAGATGTTTACCTTACCGAAAGAAAAGATGCTCCTTTTATTTTACTTTTTCATCAAGCAATATTCAGCAGGGGTGAATATATTGAAATTGCACCTCAATTAAACGATTTAGGATTTAATTGCATGGCAATTGACCAGCGTTCGGGATACAAAATAAACGGAATTACTAACGAAACTTTTAAAGATGCTAAAAGCAAAGGCATGGGTACAAAATATATTAATGCTTTTCCCGATTTAGAAGCATCTCTTCAATATGTCGAAGATAATTATTCTCCCGAAAAAATTATTGTTTGGGGAAGCTCATATTCTTCTTCTTTAGTTTTTATTTTAGCCGCAAAACATAAAGAAATAAACGGTATATTAGCATTTTCGCCGGGTGAATATTTTAAATTTGAAAACAAAACAATTGCAGATTGGGCAAAAGAAGTTGAATGTCCCGTATTTATTACATCATCAAGAAAAGAAGGAAAAGAATGTAAAAAGATATTTAAAAATTTAACTAATCAAAACAGCAAGCAATATATTCCTGCATTTTCAGGAAACCACGGTTCAAAAGCACTGTGGAAAAAGAATAACGGAAATGAATCATACTTAAGGGAAGTAAAACTTTTTTTATCAATTTTTAATTAATAGCCATTGTGAACAAAGAAAAACTTGCATATTCAGAAGGTTGGATTTCTATTTTCGTAAATATTATATTATTCGGCATTAAATATTGGGCAGGCGTTGTGTCCGGTTCAATTGCATTAATCGGAGATGCTTGGCATTCATTAACAGATTCAATAAGCTCCGTTGCAGTAATTATAGGAACAAAAGTTTCATCAAAACCTCCTGACAAAAAACACCCGTTCGGACACGGCAGAGCAGAATTAATTTCCTCTATAATAATCGGAGCATTATTGGCAATGGTTGCTTTTAATTTTTTAACCGAATCAATTAATTCAATAAAAAATAAGGAAGAAGCTGTTTTCGGGAATCTTGCTTTAATTATTATTATCGTATCAATAGTTATAAAAGAAATATCTGCACAATACGCATTTTATACAGCAAGAAAAACAGGTATGCTTTCACTAAAAGCTGACGGGTGGCACCATCGTTCCGATGCAATAACATCTGTTTTAATTTTGATAGGAATATTCATTAACCCGTATTTTCCTCTGATTGACGGTATTCTCGGAATTATTATCTCTTTTTTCATATTTTATACAGCTTATGAAATTACAAAACAAACTGCAGATGCAATTCTCGGAGAATCATGCGACGAAAATACCGTAAATGAACTAAAAAAAATTGCAAATAATATTGCAGGATTTGATATACAAATGCACCATGTTCATATTCACAACTATATAAACCATTCTGAAGTAACTTTCCACATTTATTTACCTGATAAAATGACAGTTTCTGATTCTCATACGATTACAAGTAAAATTATAAGCAAAATAAAAGAAGAAAAAAAGATAACAGCAACAATATATATTGATCCTATTAAAGAAATAAATTAACATTCTTGCATATATTCATAATCAAAGAATTTTAACCTTTGTTTTAAACAATTCCTTTTTTGTTTAATAAAAAATATTATCTTTGCCGGCTTAATAATAAGTATAATCTAATTAAACAGAAATGTATTTAGACGCAGAAAAAAAACAAGAGATTTTTAAACAGTACGGAAAGTCTAATAATGACACCGGTTCCGTTGAGAGCCAAGTAGCATTATTTTCCCACCGTATTACGCACTTGAATGAACATCTTAAAAAAAACAAGAAAGATCATCATACAAGAAGAGCGTTAATACAATTAGTAGGAAAAAGAAAAAAGTTACTTAAATATTTACAAGGAACAGATATTGAAAGGTATCGTTCTTTAATTAAAGCTCTCGGATTGCGTAAGTAATCCCTCCTTGATAAAAAAAGGCATAATTTTATGCCTTTTTTTATGTTTTATTTTCAACAATTTACAGTTTATACTTAGTCCGATTTTAAATTACACAAAATTAATAAAATGAATATAATAAAAAGAACAATTGATATAGGTAACGGAAGAGAGGTTACCATTGAAACAGGAAAATTAGCAAAACAGGCTGACGGTGCTGTTGTAGTAAAGCAAGGCGATACAATGCTCCTTGCAACTGTTGTTTCGGCAAACGAAGCAAGACCCGGAACTGACTTTATGCCGCTTTCAGTTGATTACAGAGAAAAATTTGCTGCTGCAGGAAGATTCCCGGGCGGATTCAGAAAAAGAGAAGCAAGACCTTCTGATGAAGAAGTTTTAGTTGCTCGTTTAGTTGACAGAGCTTTAAGACCTCTGTTCCCGAGTGATTTTCATGCAGATACTTTTGTAAATGTAGAATTAATTTCTGCTGACAGAAATAAAGAAGTAATGCCGGACGCACTTGCAGGATTAGCTGCATCAGCAGCACTTGCGGTAAGCACAATTCCTTGGAACGGACCCATATCAGAAGTAAGAGTGGGAAGAATTGGCGGTAAATTCATAATTAACCCCACAGTTTCAGAACTTGAAATGGCTGATATTGACATGATTATAGCCGCAACTATTGATAATATTTTAATGGTTGAAGGTGATATGAAAGAAATTTCGGAGGAAGAAATGGTCGAAGCAATTAAATTCGGACATGAAGAAATAAAAAAACATTGTCAGGCTCAAATTGAAATGGCTCAAGAAAAAGGAGTTACCGAAAAAAGAGAATATAGTCACGAAGAAGAAGGAGATGAAGAGTTATATGCTAATTTAGAAAAAGCCGTAAAAGATAAAATTTATAAAGTAGTAAAATCTGCTTTACCGAAACATGAACGTTCAGAACAATTTGCTGCAATTAAGCAAGAATTTATTGATAATATGGAAGTTCCGGAAGACGAAGAAATAAATACAAATTTAATAGGAATCTATTTTCATGACATTGAAAAAGAAGTTGTAAGAAATGTTGTATTAGATGAAAAAGTTCGTTTAGACGGAAGAAAATTAGATGAAATAAGACCAATTTGGTGTGAAATTGATTATCTGCCGGGAACACACGGCTCTGCAATCTTTACAAGAGGTGAAACTCAATCACTGTCAACGGTTACATTAGGTTCTCCGCTTGATGTTCAAATTATTGACAGACCCTTACTGCAAGGAAAATCAGATTTCTTACTACACTATAATTTTTTACCGTTTTCTACCGGAGATGCAAGACCGTACAGAGGAACAGGAAGAAGAGAAATAGGACACGGGAATTTAGCTCACAGAGCAATAGCACAAGTTTTACCTGAGAAAGAAGATAACCCCTATACAATTCGAATTGTTTCCGATATTTTAGAATCGAACGGTTCATCTTCTATGGCAACAGTTTGTGCAGGAACATTAGCATTAATGGATACAGGTATTGATATTAAAAAA is a genomic window of Bacteroidales bacterium containing:
- a CDS encoding Maf family nucleotide pyrophosphatase, encoding MLSNLKNCKLLLASKSPRRKQLLQDAGFVFEVVNSKETKENIPEDILNEDAAVYLAELKANAYKDELKDKHILIASDTIVCLENKILGKPKDYKEAFEMIKSLSGKKHKVITGVSIISINKEVSFSSITYVYFKNISDEEIKFYIENFKPYDKAGAYGIQEWIGLTCIEKIEGSYFNVMGLPVQKLYESLKSF
- a CDS encoding alpha/beta hydrolase, with protein sequence MNHFIKYGLICIAIFSFKTAYTQNNTKTVTFITTDNVLVTADVYLTERKDAPFILLFHQAIFSRGEYIEIAPQLNDLGFNCMAIDQRSGYKINGITNETFKDAKSKGMGTKYINAFPDLEASLQYVEDNYSPEKIIVWGSSYSSSLVFILAAKHKEINGILAFSPGEYFKFENKTIADWAKEVECPVFITSSRKEGKECKKIFKNLTNQNSKQYIPAFSGNHGSKALWKKNNGNESYLREVKLFLSIFN
- the aroQ gene encoding type II 3-dehydroquinate dehydratase; translated protein: MKLIIINGPNLNLLGIREKKIYGNEYFESFYETLTSKFPNIQFSFFQSNIEGELINKLHEVGFSSDGIILNAAAYTHTSLAIADAIKAIKSPVVEVHISNIFKREKIRQKSLIAPFCTGSITGFGLKSYELAVRSFI
- a CDS encoding alpha amylase C-terminal domain-containing protein; the protein is MNIPLINADSYLEPFADRIKLRIGKAKDKEKELTKGQNLSDFANAHNIYGLHETKSFWIYKDWLPNAHSVYLVGDFSKWQAIDEFKLTKKTNGIFEIKLKKNKLKHGNLYRLYVTWKGGSGDRIPAYAKRVVQDAHTHIFNAQVWNPEKPYKQKYKSPKKKNELLIYEAHIGMASEDGKVASFSEFKNNIIPRIVKLGYNTIQLMAIQEHPYYGSFGYHVSNFFAVSSRFGTPDELKELIDEAHKNGLRVIMDIIHSHAVKNEVEGISRYDGSEYQYFHSGERGQHPAWDSRCFDYAKKEVIHFLLSNCKFWLEEYNFDGFRFDGITSMLYLNHGLDADFTSYYDYYNFNQDENAITYLTLANKLIHEVKPDAVTIAEEMSGMPGIASSIKDGGIGFDFRLAMGIPDFWIKTIKEQKDENWHVGELFFRLTDKRKDEKTINYSESHDQALVGDKTIMFRLADADMYHFMHIENINITIERALAVHKMIQLVTLATSQTSYLNFMGNEFGHPEWIDFPREGNNWSYHYARRQWNLADNTDLAYFYLNSFNTEIIHLFSNKKLLNKKIELISDKAYDQVLIFKRSNFIFVFNFNPFTSFTDYGFETEKGKYRIILNSDDEIYLGQNRINSGIVYKTVKEDKKDMLKLYIPTRTCFILENEK
- a CDS encoding DUF2249 domain-containing protein → MSINQDTKISKILEENEKAIDTIASVNSNFKKLQNPFLRKLFAPRVSIKDAAKIGGTTSNEILRKLEAIGFEVEYSEHNNGNIINNNKIIMKKDKLVTLDVRPILETGTDPYHAIMDTLKAMSKDKTLLIINTFEPVPLLNKLKSKGYTYEIERPEDNVVHTYLTNDGEIENNTKKDKENIEELTFEQAEIKYKGKMHEVDVRDLEMPLPMVTILQEIEKIPEGEVLFVHHKRLPQYLLPELKTRGWAYVNKEIDDNNMNFIIYKK
- a CDS encoding metal-sulfur cluster assembly factor → MLENLSITEKQILERLRTIPDPEVEVNIVDLGLIYEVKHNEEEKEILIIMTLSARGCPVGDTIMQHVETVAKAFLPEYDVKVELTWEPQWTPEMISEEGKAILNM
- a CDS encoding ATP-binding cassette domain-containing protein; this encodes MSENILKALMQLFAIIARPNSDEESRRPLVKLFLNQQLNKELVQEYLIIFDNYYHDHQKKANRKRNKRIAASSVRILTICTLINKELTLKQKIVVVVRLLEFISSEGQATDQEFEFVKTVADTFHIPIDEYKRLEGFVLNKNNLIPEIDNILVIQKEDPQNSKVKFLKSKSLDEPLIVYHSTISNMYLFEYYGVKELYLNGQLILKDRVYGLSAGSAIRDVKRNPIYFSDIVSAFQEEGEKTQLIFEARNLTYKFKSGKKAIHRIDFSETSGKLVGIMGASGSGKSTLLNVLNGNYKATTGEVLINGFNVNNDKDELEGIIGHVSQDDLLIEDLTVFQNLYYNARLCFGELSKKQILKKVVKTLKNLGLFEIRNMKVGSPLNKKISGGQRKRLNIALELIREPAILFLDEPTSGLSSRDSENILDLLKEITLKGKLIFVVIHQPSSDIFKMFDRLMILDQGGYVVYNGDPVDSLVYFKSRIKQADWNESECSICGNVNAEQIFDILESQILDEYGNITSTRKYKAREWYTYFNRAKKNTEEFEKNTSERKLPKIPFKVPNMFKQFSIFVRRDFLSKLANKQYMLINILEAPILAFLLSHIIKYFNISIDNHYGYSYAENDNIPVYIFMAVIIALFTGLTISADEIIKDRKIRTRESFLNLSRNSYLFSKIFILFMISAYQALSFILIGNFILEIRGMYWEYWLILFSTWAFAVMMGLNISDGFKTSVTIYIIIPFLIIPQIILSGIIVRYEKLNPAITNPGTIPWFGEIITARWSYEALAVNQFINNKYNAPLYKWERIKHEANFKKDLIVNEIKNKLSFYERHKDNPEKRDEIIENFDVIRNELRKETGINEKIKTDINISNITVDKINDDIIKKIIKYVGELKQYYIDRYKIAENLQDEYIFEHTKTDSLNKIFIELKRKYHNETLEEILTNKNELKKIFEYKGHLYQRTDMIYKYPERVLISHFYAPKKKLFDGKYYPTFWVNLVIIWIYTLLLYLTLYFSIIKRTFKFFENARLRFKDKKEIDY
- a CDS encoding geranylgeranylglycerol-phosphate geranylgeranyltransferase, whose protein sequence is MRYAVIFPMLEDRGYESQFSNLNFFLLVLTTMIIAAAGYAINDYFDTRTDLVNRPKTVVVGKHIKRRAVMNLHIGLNIIAILLGFYISWQIHLWKLVYIYVLITGLLWFYSSSYQKMFLVGNIIVALLTAMVPLMTVLYEIPPLNAKYYDILLRINDNFYDIFFWIAGFSVFAFITTLNREIIKDTEDFEGDNAYGSRSLPVVAGIKISKTVSIVVSLLTVGLIIFTYFYYIHIPQRIDFISIIYITLLLIIPSLFLIFKIVKAKEKKDWKYAGNLSKLIMLFGVLYAVVVWYNFNY